Genomic DNA from Vibrio tubiashii ATCC 19109:
AAGCACTAGAGCAATCTAAAGGCAGACAACAGTTTGAACTAGAACGCGTAAATACCGTGCTTAGAATGGAAGAGTTAGAGATTCGTGCTTCCGTTGAGGACTATGCGGCGTGGACGTCAATGGCCCGATATGTAGACAATCCAGACCCACTATTTATAGCCGATAGTATAGGCTCTCACGCCTTCTCCTCGAAACATATCGATGCCATCGTAATATTCGATCCACAAGGAAACACGGTTTGGAGTGGTGCATACAATGGTGAAAGTGTTGTGGATATGGAATTTCTTGCGCTCGAAGATCACGAGGTAGTGAATAAGGTTTTATCACGTGCATTTGACGCGTCACAAAATACCATCGAATCATTCCTAGATTATGCAACTTTTGATGGCTCAGTATTTATGGCTGCCTCCTCTCGAATTTGTCTAAGCTCCGGTCAACAATGCCAACATGGCTATTTGCTATTTATTCGAAAAATTAGAGAACAGTTCATTAAAGATATTGAGGCATCCACAGGGGTAGGTATTAGCATATACCCTGCTAAAGGATCCGTAGCAGATGTCGGTCTAAACAATACGGTTCTATACCGAAATGCTCTGATTGACGATGAAGTTAAAATTGCAATTAACGTCTCTCACAATGAAACTTTGCCTGAATTCCTTCCTACAGCCGAAATTGCCGCCTTATCTTTGTTTGCTCTAATCACCTTTATGGTGAACCTGCATGTCGTTACTAATCTAATCAAGCCGTTAAAGGCCGCGCAGCAGTACCTAAAGCAATTCCAAAAATCAGGAGATCGCCTACCAAGTGAGGATACTTTTATTTCGAAAGAGATGCGTAGCTTCGCTCGCCAAATCAATGATTTAATTACGGAACTCGAAGATAAGCGCGCAATCTTAAAAGAGCAGTCAACGATTGACGCACTCACTCAAATAGCCAATAGAAGGTCCTTGTTTGAAACCGCTCATAATTTGATTGAAAACCTCAAATATAAATACATTGCTGTGGTATTAATTGACGTTGACCATTTCAAGCTATTCAATGACAACTATGGGCATCTAGAAGGTGATGCTGCTTTGCGCAAGGTAGCCAAAGCCCTCCAAGCTGTTGAAACACCTTATGAGAAGCTCGTTTCAAGATACGGTGGCGAAGAGTTTTGTATCCTGATTGCAGGGGATCACCCACTTGAGATCAACGACTATTTAGAACAACTTGTCTTTCAGGTTAGAGAAATAAAGTTAAAACACGAGTATTCTTCTACAAGTAACGTACTTACGATTAGCGTGGGTGCAACATCAGGTCAGTTAACCTCGTATAATCAACTAACACGCTGGTTCCAGCAAGCGGATCAAGCGCTATACGAGGCGAAAAACAATGGCCGCAATGGTTTTCAGCTCTGCGTGTAAAACTATTTCACGGGGCAAGACACTCGAGATAACGAGTGTAAGTCCTATTTACTACGCTTTCTTCAAAGGAAGTGAGACATCAAGATAAGTGCCTAAATACGCCTTAGCAACGCGTCTCGCTTCGTCCGCGTACTCGGCGGTAATGTCACCGTGTTTCATCTGCGATAACAATAAACACCGTATCGACAAGCTCAACCCAAATAAAGAACACTTCATCTCGCATCGCGAAGTCGGGTACATCAAAGTAGTGATTGAACATTTCCAGTAGTGCTTTGGCTATCAAGCTATCATTGGAACGGTCTTTCTGTTTGATGATTGGCATTGATATTTCAATAATCTGCTCATCCAGACCATATGAATACTTTACTCTCCCTCAATTCCCCTTACAATTGTGCCAAGTTTGAATTTCAAGGTTAGTTCTATGTCTATCCAATGGTTTCCGGGACCTAAGCATTAACTTCCAACAACATCCCGCAAATTCTAACTTACCAATTAAATTCAACGACTTATAATTAATATGTGATTTTATTACGTCCTAAGCAAACTCCTTGCTTCCGGAGTTTTTTGTACCCCACAATGTACCCCATGCAACCAAACTCCTGTATACTCCTCGCAAATTTTACTGAGGGGTTCGCATGCCAAAATTAACCGTCAGACTATCCGACAAAGAGATCAAAAAAGCAGAAGTTAGAGATAAGGAATACATCCTCGCTGATGGGAACGGGCTCAACATTCGTATTCGACCAAATGGCACAAAGTCATGGCAATTCAGATATAGCGCCCCCGTAACTAAGAAGGTAAAGAAACTATCTCTTGGCTCATACCCAGCACTAAAATTGGCTGATGCGAGAAAAGTTGCTCAAGAACACCGTAACCTCATCGCCAATGGAGTTGACCCCAAAGACCACCTAGAACAACTTAAGCAGAAAGCCATTCACCAAGAAGCCAATACCTTTTTTGCAGTAGCTGAACAGTGGTTCAGCAGAAAGAAGAAAACGGTGAGTGCTAATCATGCCGAACGTATATGGAGAACATTAGAACTATACGCCTTTCCCCACATTGGTCGAACGCCAATTGCTTCCATCACTCGCTTAAGTGCAGTGCAGGCTTTACGCCCACTTGAGAACGACCAAAAGCTATCGACTATTAAGCGAATTTGCCAATCTCTTAACCAAATTATGGAGTATGGTGTTGATAGCGGTATTATCATCGCGAACCCACTGACTCGCATGATTAACGCGTTTGAAAAGCATGAAGTAGAGCACATGCCTACGATAAGACCTGAGTTACTGAATAGGTTGTTAAAACAACTACGAGATAACGCCAACATTCGCCACAAGACTAAATTGTTGATTCTTTGGCAGCTTCACACAATGACTCGACCGAAAGAAGCCGCTCGGGCACGTTGGAATGACATCGACCTGAACCAAAAGTGCTGGACTATTCCACCAGCAGAAATGAAGCGTAGGAAAGAACATAGAGTGCCACTAACAGAGGCAGCAATTGAGATTTTATCGCAGATGAGATTGCAGAGTGAAGGGCATGAATACGTGTTCCCAAGTGAGCGCGCCCCTAAGAGCCATGTAAGCGTTTATACAGCGAATGCGGCCCTTAAACGAAGCCTAGGTTTCAAGGGTGAGCTTGTTGCTCATGGTTTACGCTCGATTGCCTCTACTGCTTTGCATGAGGAAGGTTTTGATACCCTACATATTGAAGCCTGTTTATCTCACACCGATCAAAACGAAACCAGAGCAAGCTACAATCGCACTGATTTCTTTGAGCAAAGAAAAGAGATTATGGAATGGTGGAGTGATTACATTCAAGAGGCTAAGTCTCGATATTGTGAACAACCCTAACTAGTTCACTAAAAAAGAAAATGGCACCTACAACAGGTGCCATTCCTAGTTATTAAGTGTTTACCGACTTACCTAAACCACGCATCATCATATCGAACACAATACTGGCTAGCCCGTCTCTGACCGTATCGTCAGACAGTGCTTTCATTGCCATTGCATTGTGAGTGTCCATACTCTCTATTATGGCGGTTTGTACGATTTCAGGGAAACGTCCTAACATCGCTTGTTCTTTAGAGTTGTTCTTTGCTTGGTCAACTGCAATTTCATCATCTTGGACTTTGCCAAACAATGTGTTTGCATAACTCAGCATATCATTTTCAGTTAATCCATCCTCAATGAACAAATCGTTCATTCGTTGAATGATCTCGTTGAGAAACTCCGTTTTTGGGTCTTTAGGTGTTGCGCCTGAACCCTCTTTAGTTGGAGCAAGGTAATGTTTCTGGTCTTCACCGACTTTGTAGCCTAGTTGCAAGTCTGCTTCACGCTGTTCGTGTAGGCGGTAGTGAGTCATTACAACATCTGATAGGTCTATATCATCTTCAACAACATTTAGGCGAAGTAATGGGTGTAGATGCTTAGCGAATACACTTAGCTTCTCTAGCTCAAAGTCATCGAAGTCTACGATTTGTGAGGTGAACTCATAGTAGCGGTAGAACGAGATTAGATCTTTCTTAAATACCTCAAGAATGTCTCGTGCTTCTTTGGCGTTCTTAACTAGGTTCTCGCAGTACTTAATTGCTTTGTCGTTCTTTTCAATCTTGGATTTTGACAGCTCAGCTTGCGTTGATTGAAGAACTTGTGTTGCTTCTTTATAGCGAATCGTGAAACGGTCTACGGCTGGCTTACATAGGTTAGCGAGTTTAGCTTGATTCGCTTGCTTACTATTGTAGGCTTCTACGAAAGACTCAACCTCATACCATTGATAAATACCCGCTTCCGCAAGCTTGTTCATTAAGTCATAAACAATGTTTGGGTCAGATACACCTGCCAGTTCAGCGGTTTGGAAGTAGACCTTAAACTCATTCAAGATCTCTTCTGGGTCATTCACAAAGTCGAGAACAAACGTCTTATCTTTGCCCTTATAGGTGCGGTTTAATCGTGAAAGTGTCTGAATACACTCAACACCTTTTAGTGGTTTATCGACATACATCGCCACCAGCTTTGGTTGATCAAACCCCGTCTGGAACTTGTTCGCCACCAGCATGACTTGATAGTCAGCGGTATCAAACGCTTTACGCATATCACGACCATTGAGCTTAGGATTCATGGTCTTTTCAGTAAACTGCTCTTCGGGTAAGTCTGGATCATTGACCTCACCAGAGAACGCCACCATTGCATTTACGTTCTCATAGCCTTTGCTCTCGACATATTTTTCGAAAGCAAGCTTGTAACGCACTGCTTCTAAACGGCTACTCGTAACAACCATTGCTTTCGCTTCACCACCTAACAAATGTTTAATCTTGCTATTGAAGTGTTCGATGATGGTTTCTACTTTCTGAGCGATATTGTGCGGGTGCAAACGAACCCACTTAGCCATCTTGGTTGCAGCTTTCTTACTGTCTACCTCTTGGTCTGAGGCTGGGTTATCGTGTGCTAATTGGTAGGCAACTCGATAACTGGTGTAGTTTTGTAGAACATCAAGAATGAAACCCTCCTCAATCGCTTGGCGCATTGAGTAGACATGGAAAGGCAATGGCTTGTTGTCATCACTTAGTGGTGCGTCTGGATCTTCAGGGCGACCAAATAGCTCTAGTGTTTTGCCTTTTGGTGTTGCTGTGAATGCAAAGTAGCTGATCTTGTTTGAGCCTTTACGAGCTTCAAGAGACAAGCGCAGCATATCTTCACTATCAAGTTCTTCATCGCCCTCTAATTGCTCAGCCATTAACACTTCACGCAGCTTACGAGCGGTTGTACCTGTTTGGCTTGAGTGCGCTTCATCGGCAATAACCGCATAGCTACGCCCCGCAAGTGTTGAGTCTTTACGGATGGCTTCAAGCACATGAGGGAACGTTTGAATGGTCACGATGATGATCGAGGTACTTGCCTTTAGCTCTCCTGCTAGTTGGCTAGACTTGCTGCCTTGTGCTTCTTCTCTATTTACACGAGCAATCATGCCCTCGTTATGGTCGAACTGATAGATGGTGTCTTGCAGTTGGCTATCGAGTACCGTTCGGTCAGTGATAACAATCACCGAGTCAAATACCTTATCGCCCGTTTGCTTACTTAGCTCTGGGTGGTCTGTGTAGTAATGCTTAGATGCGAGTTGGTGGGATAGCCATGCAATCGAGTTAGATTTACCTGAGCCAGCACTGTGTTGAATTAGATACTTATTACCAGTTCCCTCTATATCGACTGTGTTCAGTAGCTTTGATACTACCGCCCACTGGTGATAGCGAGGGAAGATCATGGTTTCTTTGGTTTTGATTGAGCCGTCTAGTTGCTCTTCTTCTTTCACTTCGAGGTGAATGTAGCGACCAAGAATCAGTAATAGATTGTCTTTCTGGAAGATCTCATTCCAAAGGTAAGAGGTAGCGTATTCACTTTCGTTCTCTGGCTGTTCATTACCCGCACCACCATCAGCTGTACCTTGGTCAAACGGTAGGAAGAACGTGCTTTTGCCATTTAGGCGAGTGGTCATTGCTACATTGTATTGGCTCACCGCAAAGTGTACCAATGCACCACGCTTAAAGGTTAATAGTGGTTCTGGCTTGTTGGTTGCAGGGTCTTTTGGTTGCCTGTCTTTCATGTACTGAACCTTGGCATTATCAATCGACTGCTTAAATTCAGACTTCAGTTCACAGGTGGCAACGGGAATACCATTTACAAACAGCGTTAGGTCTAGGCGACCATCATAACCATTAGGCGAATACACTAGCTCAGGAACAACACGCAGGATGTTTTTCTCATAGCGAGCGGTAGCATCTGGGTTTAGGTCATGGTCTGGCTTAAAACTACACAGGCTAAACTTTGCACCACGATCTTTAATTTGATTGCGTAGAACCCAAAGCGTACCTTTGCTTTTTAGCTCTCGCTCTAGTGATTTTAGTAGTGCGTCAGCTGTAGCGGTTGGGTTTCGGTCTGTCTCTGGGTAGTGCTTGGCTAGCTTATCCCAATGCTCAGGTTGTGACTGCTTAGCAAAGATAATGACATCTTCTGTATATAGAGCTCGCTGCTTATTGTACTTGCTTGACTCACCCACCAGCCAACCGTGAGACTGCATTTGGTCAAGGATGTCGTTTTGAAATATTCTTTCTTTCGCTGCATCTGACATTGTTTAGTCCTTTAGGTAGTCAACCGTCTGAGCTTTAATGTGTTGAGCTACTTCATCAATCTCTGGGAATAAAGTTGCTTTTGAGATGCCCAGTCCATCAAGGCTTTGAATTATCTTGGCTTTCTCTTCGGCATTAATTTTCAGAACATACCCACGATCTTCTGTATGAGTGAAGTAGTTAGAGCTGACGTCCAAGTTTTTGTACAATCTATATATTTTCTGTGAAGGTGTTACCTTGTTGTCACCCATTCCAAATATCAAAAATGCTCCACTTTGACGAATGACTCGCGGGTTATCTAGTTTGGGTTTTACTGCCTGTATCGAAGATATGTGTTCAGGAACAATTACATCTTTGAAGTACGGCTTCTCAGCATAAATGGAATGTAATAGCTTACCGACCATCTTGCTCTCTTCACTAGTTCGCTGTTCTTTGCTTGCATTAGGGTAAACAAATTGCTCATCCATTTTTGCTAAGTTGCTAATAATAGATACAGTATCACTACCATGAAACTTGATATCTTCATCTTTAATTTCGTAAATAATGACTTCACCATCAGCACTATTCTGCCCTCGACCAGCGTGGGAGTTACTAGCAAAGTAGAGCGCCACAAGGGGGTTGCTCGTGATATCAAGCAATCTTGTCGGAAGCCCGTAATGCTGCATTTTAACTAGGTGATCTAAAGCTGATTGACAACTCAGAAAATCATTTGGGCAAGATGCCACCAACTGCTCGAACATAATGTGCTCTCTTTCAGAGAACAAAGCGCTGTTTTTATCTTTCGGATCGGTATTACGAAAGACAGAAGGAATCGGTTGATAGCTTTCCTTTGTTTGTCCACGAAAAAACAACGAATATCCCTTCCGTGGCTTAATTTTGGCAATTTCAGTTACAAACGTAGAAACAGCTCCTATTTTCCTAGATTCACCCATTACTTACCTCACCAGATGCTACCCAATCACGCACGTCAATCTTCCCTGTAACTGCCGCTGAGATAAGGGCTATTTTGCGTTCTTGCATTAGCGATATAGCTTTTTGGGCTTTTTCTACCAGAGAATCAATTTTATTAATGTGAGCACGAAGGTATGAAGCTATATACTCTTGCTCTTCAAGAGATGGGAGTGGTAAATCAATTGAGACAAAATTTTGATAGTTCATGTCTTGCCCATCACGAATGAAATTAGCAGTCGATTGAATTGCTTGAATATACCTAACAGATTTAAATAAATATTGAAAATAATCTTTATTAACAGTTTCACTAGGTTTTAGTACTACGTAAGAGGATCTAATTCCTCCTTCGTCCCAAGCACGCTCAAGACCACCCTGAAAACTTCTCATACTTATAACGAAGTCGCCAACGTGTACTTTTTTTCTCAGCTCCTGATTGCTATTTAACTGCACGACTTTTCTTCCAGCTAATTGCATAAAT
This window encodes:
- a CDS encoding FRG domain-containing protein translates to MGESRKIGAVSTFVTEIAKIKPRKGYSLFFRGQTKESYQPIPSVFRNTDPKDKNSALFSEREHIMFEQLVASCPNDFLSCQSALDHLVKMQHYGLPTRLLDITSNPLVALYFASNSHAGRGQNSADGEVIIYEIKDEDIKFHGSDTVSIISNLAKMDEQFVYPNASKEQRTSEESKMVGKLLHSIYAEKPYFKDVIVPEHISSIQAVKPKLDNPRVIRQSGAFLIFGMGDNKVTPSQKIYRLYKNLDVSSNYFTHTEDRGYVLKINAEEKAKIIQSLDGLGISKATLFPEIDEVAQHIKAQTVDYLKD
- a CDS encoding type I restriction endonuclease subunit R, with translation MSDAAKERIFQNDILDQMQSHGWLVGESSKYNKQRALYTEDVIIFAKQSQPEHWDKLAKHYPETDRNPTATADALLKSLERELKSKGTLWVLRNQIKDRGAKFSLCSFKPDHDLNPDATARYEKNILRVVPELVYSPNGYDGRLDLTLFVNGIPVATCELKSEFKQSIDNAKVQYMKDRQPKDPATNKPEPLLTFKRGALVHFAVSQYNVAMTTRLNGKSTFFLPFDQGTADGGAGNEQPENESEYATSYLWNEIFQKDNLLLILGRYIHLEVKEEEQLDGSIKTKETMIFPRYHQWAVVSKLLNTVDIEGTGNKYLIQHSAGSGKSNSIAWLSHQLASKHYYTDHPELSKQTGDKVFDSVIVITDRTVLDSQLQDTIYQFDHNEGMIARVNREEAQGSKSSQLAGELKASTSIIIVTIQTFPHVLEAIRKDSTLAGRSYAVIADEAHSSQTGTTARKLREVLMAEQLEGDEELDSEDMLRLSLEARKGSNKISYFAFTATPKGKTLELFGRPEDPDAPLSDDNKPLPFHVYSMRQAIEEGFILDVLQNYTSYRVAYQLAHDNPASDQEVDSKKAATKMAKWVRLHPHNIAQKVETIIEHFNSKIKHLLGGEAKAMVVTSSRLEAVRYKLAFEKYVESKGYENVNAMVAFSGEVNDPDLPEEQFTEKTMNPKLNGRDMRKAFDTADYQVMLVANKFQTGFDQPKLVAMYVDKPLKGVECIQTLSRLNRTYKGKDKTFVLDFVNDPEEILNEFKVYFQTAELAGVSDPNIVYDLMNKLAEAGIYQWYEVESFVEAYNSKQANQAKLANLCKPAVDRFTIRYKEATQVLQSTQAELSKSKIEKNDKAIKYCENLVKNAKEARDILEVFKKDLISFYRYYEFTSQIVDFDDFELEKLSVFAKHLHPLLRLNVVEDDIDLSDVVMTHYRLHEQREADLQLGYKVGEDQKHYLAPTKEGSGATPKDPKTEFLNEIIQRMNDLFIEDGLTENDMLSYANTLFGKVQDDEIAVDQAKNNSKEQAMLGRFPEIVQTAIIESMDTHNAMAMKALSDDTVRDGLASIVFDMMMRGLGKSVNT
- a CDS encoding sensor domain-containing diguanylate cyclase, translated to MLYNFKHLSIRQITIFVSMIAAVLFLFFYLSFKIFWSYGQALEQSKGRQQFELERVNTVLRMEELEIRASVEDYAAWTSMARYVDNPDPLFIADSIGSHAFSSKHIDAIVIFDPQGNTVWSGAYNGESVVDMEFLALEDHEVVNKVLSRAFDASQNTIESFLDYATFDGSVFMAASSRICLSSGQQCQHGYLLFIRKIREQFIKDIEASTGVGISIYPAKGSVADVGLNNTVLYRNALIDDEVKIAINVSHNETLPEFLPTAEIAALSLFALITFMVNLHVVTNLIKPLKAAQQYLKQFQKSGDRLPSEDTFISKEMRSFARQINDLITELEDKRAILKEQSTIDALTQIANRRSLFETAHNLIENLKYKYIAVVLIDVDHFKLFNDNYGHLEGDAALRKVAKALQAVETPYEKLVSRYGGEEFCILIAGDHPLEINDYLEQLVFQVREIKLKHEYSSTSNVLTISVGATSGQLTSYNQLTRWFQQADQALYEAKNNGRNGFQLCV
- a CDS encoding tyrosine-type recombinase/integrase, whose translation is MPKLTVRLSDKEIKKAEVRDKEYILADGNGLNIRIRPNGTKSWQFRYSAPVTKKVKKLSLGSYPALKLADARKVAQEHRNLIANGVDPKDHLEQLKQKAIHQEANTFFAVAEQWFSRKKKTVSANHAERIWRTLELYAFPHIGRTPIASITRLSAVQALRPLENDQKLSTIKRICQSLNQIMEYGVDSGIIIANPLTRMINAFEKHEVEHMPTIRPELLNRLLKQLRDNANIRHKTKLLILWQLHTMTRPKEAARARWNDIDLNQKCWTIPPAEMKRRKEHRVPLTEAAIEILSQMRLQSEGHEYVFPSERAPKSHVSVYTANAALKRSLGFKGELVAHGLRSIASTALHEEGFDTLHIEACLSHTDQNETRASYNRTDFFEQRKEIMEWWSDYIQEAKSRYCEQP